Proteins from one Oncorhynchus masou masou isolate Uvic2021 chromosome 12, UVic_Omas_1.1, whole genome shotgun sequence genomic window:
- the rangrf gene encoding ran guanine nucleotide release factor isoform X2, with protein MQNATVGRPLFGGALSATIPHSAKDISELREIPDNQEVFAHHHNDQSIIMELLELQSHVQNGDAARYHFEDVAGSNKASAPGTSEVRAVVALPKSDLSLEECSSAFLLTGTQCVAKFNEEAKNTVTIHLGLFRLPQFSTDVLVTFNDPLSISPGSSSAVGMGGEQQEDTEPWTLQDFQRLLQSLRLHDPGVFG; from the exons ATGCAGAACGCTACAGTGGGTCGTCCTCTATTTGGAGGGGCCCTGTCAGCCACCATCCCGCACAGTGCCAAAGACATCAG TGAGTTGAGGGAGATTCCAGACAACCAGGAGGTTTTTGCCCACCACCACAATGACCAGAGCATCATCATGGAACTACTAGAGTTACAGAGCCATGTCCAGAATGGAGACGCTGCTAG GTACCACTTTGAGGATGTCGCAGGGAGCAACAAGGCATCGGCCCCAGGGACATCAGAGGTCAGGGCTGTGGTGGCCTTGCCCAAGTCAGACCTCTCCCTGGAGGAGTGCAGCTCTGCCTTTCTGCTCACTGGAACACAGTGTGTGGCCAAGTTCAATGAGGAA GCCAAAAATACAGTGACCATTCACCTTGGCCTGTTCCGACTACCACAGTTCTCTACGGATGTTCTAGTGACCTTCAACGACCCCCTCAGCATAAG CCCTGGCAGCAGCAGTGCAGTGGGGATGGGAGGAGAGCAGCAAGAGGACACAGAACCATGGACGCTACAGGACTTCCAGCGTTTACTGCAGTCTCTCAGACTACACGACCCAGGCGTGTTTGGGTAG
- the rangrf gene encoding ran guanine nucleotide release factor isoform X1, which produces MDLCKTAAMQNATVGRPLFGGALSATIPHSAKDISELREIPDNQEVFAHHHNDQSIIMELLELQSHVQNGDAARYHFEDVAGSNKASAPGTSEVRAVVALPKSDLSLEECSSAFLLTGTQCVAKFNEEAKNTVTIHLGLFRLPQFSTDVLVTFNDPLSISPGSSSAVGMGGEQQEDTEPWTLQDFQRLLQSLRLHDPGVFG; this is translated from the exons ATGGATCTGTGCAAAACTGCTGCA ATGCAGAACGCTACAGTGGGTCGTCCTCTATTTGGAGGGGCCCTGTCAGCCACCATCCCGCACAGTGCCAAAGACATCAG TGAGTTGAGGGAGATTCCAGACAACCAGGAGGTTTTTGCCCACCACCACAATGACCAGAGCATCATCATGGAACTACTAGAGTTACAGAGCCATGTCCAGAATGGAGACGCTGCTAG GTACCACTTTGAGGATGTCGCAGGGAGCAACAAGGCATCGGCCCCAGGGACATCAGAGGTCAGGGCTGTGGTGGCCTTGCCCAAGTCAGACCTCTCCCTGGAGGAGTGCAGCTCTGCCTTTCTGCTCACTGGAACACAGTGTGTGGCCAAGTTCAATGAGGAA GCCAAAAATACAGTGACCATTCACCTTGGCCTGTTCCGACTACCACAGTTCTCTACGGATGTTCTAGTGACCTTCAACGACCCCCTCAGCATAAG CCCTGGCAGCAGCAGTGCAGTGGGGATGGGAGGAGAGCAGCAAGAGGACACAGAACCATGGACGCTACAGGACTTCCAGCGTTTACTGCAGTCTCTCAGACTACACGACCCAGGCGTGTTTGGGTAG